From the Eleutherodactylus coqui strain aEleCoq1 chromosome 7, aEleCoq1.hap1, whole genome shotgun sequence genome, one window contains:
- the LOC136572697 gene encoding uncharacterized protein, with product MPSLWNLLSTPHLHEDHGGGCSLPKAEVDPNNPIPGRHTNHSRVQGTPSRELGNSAQPVTVPRLDHKLGEVQPKPQHGEGVFRRNTRLRGPMLLPPRGKGAENSAHGKILYAETVMHNPGGYVPPRKSNIMHPGGSMGTGTYQTPASCSPRSVGRQAGFVRKQNTDQELGKGILKLVDVPKKSKKRSPLDIAPGSTDHDRCKLLGVGGARRRPAPTGPMATADEASILKLQGATSNLEGPAAPGGDGKKPTYTGTVGQHHGSGPYPTPGGHEVTSSAKYRAKDISLGGGPHHLTVSGTLKGISESKSRLPQPGALRPRRMVLIPGGVPDSDGQMGSPANRPIRVKTKRQGDELLLPQTGRPTDSGGRPQPGLGRRTGVRISPDPTNPKGTTVLQVTTVHPDPCGSLLAKKELVQPPERLEHPGASYPSGSRESPNAGTPELPRRKQTSSNSLVTEESILRGRGFSTKVVRTLMASRKETTNRIYQRIWRRFTSWRQERGSSGSSADVPLILDFLQDGLDMGLAPSTLRVQTAALSTLFDTKLSGDRWINRFLAAADRLRPRSTNICPDWNLNLVLRAMTGDPFEPMEGLSLKMLTVKTIFLVAISSARRVSELQALSIRHPLLKITDTKLVFKTDPTFLPKVVSPFHRAHDIIIPSFYNHPKDESERTLSCLDVRRAVLTYIEATGPWRQDDNLFVQYSGPNRGKKAAKSSIARWIRLAISEAYKALGKEAPSALKAHSTRAVATSWAEHGSASVEQICKAAVWKKPHTFVKHYRVKVQLDEDMSFGRKVLSAAIPP from the coding sequence ATgccttccctttggaatctcctcagcaccccgcatcttcacgaagatcatggcggaggttgcagcctacctaaggcagaGGTCGATCCTAATAATCCCATACCTGGACGACATACTAATCATAGCCGAGTCCAGGGAACGCCTAGTAGAGAACTTGGCAACAGTGCTCAGCCTGTTACAGTTCCTAGGTTGGAtcataaattgggagaagtccagcctaaaccccagcacggagaaggtgtttttaggcgtaacactcgactcagaggcccaatgctccttcctccccgagGCAAAGGGGCAGAAAATTCGGCACATGGTAAAATCCTTTATGCAGAGACGGTCATGCacaatccgggaggctatgtccctcctAGGAAGTCTAACatcatgcatcccgggggtagcatgggcaCAGGCACATACCAGACCCCTGCAAGCTGCAGTCCTCGCAGCGTGGGACGGCAGGCAGGCTTCGTTAGAAAACAGAATACAGATCAGGAACTCGGTAAGGGTATCCTTAAGCTGGTGGACGTCCCCAAGAAATCTAAGAAAAGGAGTCCACTGGATATTGCACCCGGCAGTACAGATCACGACAGATGcaagctcctgggggtggggggcgcacgtcggagaccagctcctacagggcccatggccacCGCAGACGAAGCATCAATCCTCAAACTACAGGGAGCTACAAGCAATCTGGAAGGCCCTGCAGCACCTGGGGGAGACGGTAAGAAACCAACATATACGGGTACTGTCGGACAACACCACGGCAGTGGCCCATATCCGACaccaggggggcacgaggtcACCAGCTCTGCAAAGTATCGCGCAAAGGATATttcgctgggcggagggccgcatcATCTCACTGTCAGCggtacacttaaagggatctctgaatcaaagagcagacttcctcagccgggggcgcttagacccaggagaatggtccttATCCCAGGAGGCGTTCCGGATAGTGACGGACAAATGGGGTCCCCCGCAAATAGACCTATTCGCGTCAAAACAAAACGCCAAGGTGacgaacttcttctccctcagacgggAAGACCAACCGACAGCGGTGGACGCCCTCAGCCAGGACTGGGGAGGAGAACTGGCGTACGCATTTCCCCCGAtcccactaatcccaagggtaCTACAGTACTTCAGGTCACAACCGTGCACCCTGATCCTtgtggctcccttttggccaagaaggagctggttcagcctccTGAGAGACTtgagcatccaggagccagtTACCCTTCCGGCTCAAGAGAATCTCCTAACGCAGGGACCCCTGAACTACCCCGACGTAAGCAGACTTCATCTAACAGCTTggttactgaagaatccatactgagggGCAGGGGATTCTCAACCAAGGTAGTCAGAACGCTAATGGCAAGCAGGAAAGAGACTACCAACCGCATATACCAGAGAATCTGGAGGAGGTTTACCTCTTGGAGACAAGAGAGAGGCTCCTCAGGCAGCAGTGCGGACGTCCCTCTGATCCTGGACTTTCTACAGGacggcctggatatgggcctcgccCCAAGCACCCTAAGAGTCCAAACGGCAGCCCTTAGCACCCTGTTTGACACTAAGTTATCCGGGGACAGGTGGATCAATAGATTCCTGGCAGCGGCAGATAGGCTTCGACCCAGGTCCACCAATATttgcccagactggaaccttaatttagTCTTGAGGGCCATGACAGGGGACCCCTTCGAACCAATGGAGGGGCTCTCATTAAAAATGCTCACAGTAAAAACTATCTTCCTAGTGGCAATTTCCTCAGCCAGGCGGGTCAGCGAGCTACAGGCCCTATCCATACGCCACCCGCTCCTCAAGATTACAGATACCAAGTTAGTCTTTAAAACAGACCCGACCTTTTTACCTAAGGTGGTATCCCCATTCCATAGGGCCCATGACATAATAATACCCTCGTTCTATAATCACCCAAAAGACGAGAGCGAGCGAACCCTAAGCTGTTTGGACGTCAGAAGAGCAGTCTTGACGTACATCGAGGCCACAggcccatggaggcaggacgacaacctgttcgtccaataTTCAGGCCCTAATAGGGGAAAGAAGGCAGCcaaaagctctatagccaggtggattcGCCTGGCCATTAGCGAGGCATATAAGGCTTTGGGGAAGGAGGCCCcctcggctcttaaagcccattccacaagggcagtagcgacctcatgggccgagcatggctcggcatcagtagagcagatatgtaaggcagcagtatggaaaaagccccatactttcgtcaaacactacagggtaaaggtgcagctagacgaggacatgtccttcggtcgtaaggtcctctcagcggcaatcccaccctag